One window of the Dreissena polymorpha isolate Duluth1 chromosome 5, UMN_Dpol_1.0, whole genome shotgun sequence genome contains the following:
- the LOC127831204 gene encoding transcriptional regulator ATRX homolog, with the protein MSFPKLSTPKKGDQREGKSKGKKSNKGKRKAEDSSDEDTYTGNRKSKDKKRRRIKRMAYSDEDDIGTDKEDVPDPGGYLKRRKIRKVQGQKKLADETMAAQKAEESRRKRIEERQKEYNAYIQVEGRRRKGTFQRALSGAGH; encoded by the exons ATGTCATTCCCCAAACTGAGCACTCCAAAGAAAGGTGATCAGAGAGAGGGCAAGAGTAAAGGAAAGAAATCAAA CAAAGGGAAGCGTAAGGCAGAAGATAGCTCAGATGAGGACACATATACAGGAAATAGAAAATCCAAGGACAAGAAACGGCGCAGGATCAAAAGAATGGCGTACAGTGAT GAAGACGACATTGGGACAGACAAAGAGGACGTCCCAGACCCTGGCGGGTATCTCAAGCGTCGTAAGATCAGGAAGGTTCAGGGTCAGAAGAAGCTTGCAGACGAGACAATGGCTGCTCAGAAGGCAGAGGAATCTCGGAGAAAACGTATTGAGGAGAGGCAGAAAGAG TACAACGCTTACATACAGGTGGAAGGGCGGAGGAGGAAGGGGACATTCCAGAGGGCACTGAGCGGAGCAGGCCATTGA